From the genome of Oncorhynchus kisutch isolate 150728-3 unplaced genomic scaffold, Okis_V2 Okis09a-Okis19a_hom, whole genome shotgun sequence, one region includes:
- the LOC109882707 gene encoding zinc finger CCHC-type and RNA-binding motif-containing protein 1-like, with product MSGGLAPSRSTVYVSNLPFSLTNSDLHKLFSKYGKVVKVTIVKDKETRKSKGVAFVLFLDKESAQSCFRSLNNKQLFGRTVKASIAIDNGRATEFIRRRNYTDKSKCYECGDTGHLSYACPKNLLGEREPPKKKEKKKKRKVEEPEEVEEEESEEEGEDPALDSLSQAIAFQQARLEEEQHRRQQTAFVAEEAGQEASTSDDSKKPRIKKSVYFSDEEELSD from the exons ATGAGTGGTGGTTTGGCTCCCAGTAGAAGCACAGTCTATGTGTCCAACCTGCCCTTCTCTCTAACCAACAGTGATCTACACAAG cttttcagcAAATATGGAAAAGTTGTGAA GGTGACAATAGTCAAAGATAAAGAAACACGCAAAAGTAAAGGTGTGGCTTTTGTGCTCTTCCTGGACAAAGAGTCTGCACAGAGCTGCTTTAGATCGCTCAACAATAAACAG TTGTTTGGAAGAACAGTGAAAGCGAGCATTGCAATCGACAACGGGCGAGCAACTGAATTTATCAGGAGGCGAAACTACACAGACAAGTCCAAATGTTATGAATGTGGG GATACAGGGCACTTAAGCTATGCATGCCCAAAAAACTTGCTTGGTGAACGAGAACCCCCGAAGAagaaagaaaagaagaagaagagaaaggttGAAGAGCCTGAGGAAGT agaagaggaggaaagtgaggaagagggagaggacccTGCTCTTGACAGCTTAAGTCAAGCCATAGCATTCCAG CAAGCACGACTTGAGGAGGAGCAGCATAGGCGACAGCAGACGGCCTTTGTGGCTGAGGAGGCCGGTCAGGAGGCTTCCACATCAGACGACTCCAAGAAACCCAGGATCAAAAAGAGTGTCTACTTCAGTGACGAGGAAGAACTAAGCGACTGA